DNA from Mycobacterium sp. SMC-8:
CGACGGGTTGATCGCGGCGACGTCGTCGTAGCCGAGGCCCAGTTTCGCGATCGCCTTCGACCGCATCGAGTGGATGAACACGTCGGCGCGTCCCACCAGCGCCCGCATCGCGACCTTGCCCTCCTCGGAGCGCAGATCCAGCACCACACTGCGCTTGCCGCGGTTGACGTTGACGAACACCCCGCTCATGCCCGAGACAGGACCGACCGAGATGAAGCGGGTGTTGTCGCCCTCGGGCGGTTCGACCTTGATGACGTCGGCGCCCATATCGGCCATGATCTGGGTGCAGTACGGACCCATCACCATCGCGGTGAGATCGACGACGCGGATGCCCGCCAGCGGTCCGTTGTCAGCCATCGAGCGGCCTTTGTAGTCTGCTCTTCGCGCAAGCGCTCATCGCCGTGATCCGCTCTGGCTCGCCATCGCGAAGCTGTACCGGATGTGGTCGCTGTGGCCGTCCGGAACCACCGGGAACGTGAGCGGCGCCGACCGGTCCCGGATCGCGTCGAGGTTCTCGGCGACGTCGGCAATGGTCCACGACGGCCGGTACACGCCAACGGATTCGGTGACGGCCGCGGTGGCGACGCGGCCGGCCAGCGCGATGAACATCTCGCCGGTAACCGAACAGCTTTCGTGGGCCAGGTAGCCGACGACGGGCGCGACGAGTTCCGGCCCCATCGGGGGGTACGCCGAGGTGTCGATGCCGGCGGCCATCCGGGTCACCGCGGCGGGCACGATGACATTGCTGGTCACGTTGTGGGCCGCGCCCTCCATCGCTGCGACGTTGGACAGCCCGATCACGCCCGCCTTGGCCACGGCATAATTCGCGACCTCGTGGTTGCCGTAGAGCCCACCGATCGACGACGTCAGCACGATGCGGCCGTAGCCGGCGTCGCACATCGCCGGGAACGCGGGACGCACCACGTGAAAGGCGCCGCGCAGGTGCACGTCGAGCACGGCTTCGAAGTCGTCGTAGGTCATCTCCGCCAGCGGTGCACGACGCACGATGCCGGCGTTGTGAACCAGGATGTCGACGCCGCCGAAGCGCTCCTGCGCCGTGGCGATGATGGCCTGTCCCCCGTCCGGGGTGGCGACACTGCCGGTGCTGGCGACGGCTTCGCCCCCGGCGGAGGCGATCTCGTCCACGACGGCCTGGGCCGGACCGGTGTCGGTGCCCTCACCGTCGAGGGCACCGCCGGGATCGTTGACCACGACCTTGGCGCCGTGGGTCGCCAGCATCAGCGCATACGCGCGCCCCAGCCCGCGGCCGGCACCGGTGACCACGGCGACACGGCCGTCGAACCGCAGGTCAGCCACGGAGCTCGAGGCCTTCGAGGGCGCCCGTCGCCCGCCAATCGGCGATCAGGTCGCCGAACGCGTAGAAACCCGGCGAGTAGAAGTCGCCGAGGAACGAGCCGTTGTTCTCCGCGCCGCCGCGGCCCTCGTTGTTGTAATAGCCTGGCGTGCAGGATAGTTCGAATGCCGAGTTGTCGATGGCCAGCTCCCGGACGGTCGCCACCCAGGTGTCCTGGCCCTCCTGGGAGGGCTCGACGGTCGTCGCACCACGGCCCTGCGCCTCGGCGATGATGTAGGCGATGTGTTCGGCCTGCTGCTCGAACATCGCCGTGGTGTTCGCCGATACGCCGCCCTGGATGAAGCCCATGAAGAACTGATTCGGGAAACCGCGGCTCGTCATCCCGTGCAGCGTCTTGTAGCTGTCGTGCCAATGGTCGAAGAGGGAGAGCCCGTCCCGGCCCACGATGCGGTCGATCGCGTACCGGCGGCTGATCTCGGTCGAGATCTCGAAGCCGCTGGCGAAGATGACGCAGTCGACCTCGTACTCGACACCGTTGGCGACGATCCCCTTCTCGGTCAGCCTCTCCACGCCTTTGGATTCCGACACATCCACCAACGTCACGTTGGGCCTGTTGAAGGTGGACAGATACTGCTCGCTCGAACACGGCCGCTTGCACATGAACCGGTAGTACGGCTTGAGGGCTTCTGCCGTGGCGGGGTCCTCGACGAGGGCTGCGACGCGGCGCCGCAGCCGCTCCATGATCTTGTAGTCCTCCTCCTCGCGGAACGCCATGATCTGTTCGATCGTCACCGCGGTGGGGTCGGGGCTGCTCGCGATGCGCGCGGTCAGATTGCGGCCGAGTTCGGTCCAGAAGTCGCACA
Protein-coding regions in this window:
- a CDS encoding SDR family NAD(P)-dependent oxidoreductase; this encodes MADLRFDGRVAVVTGAGRGLGRAYALMLATHGAKVVVNDPGGALDGEGTDTGPAQAVVDEIASAGGEAVASTGSVATPDGGQAIIATAQERFGGVDILVHNAGIVRRAPLAEMTYDDFEAVLDVHLRGAFHVVRPAFPAMCDAGYGRIVLTSSIGGLYGNHEVANYAVAKAGVIGLSNVAAMEGAAHNVTSNVIVPAAVTRMAAGIDTSAYPPMGPELVAPVVGYLAHESCSVTGEMFIALAGRVATAAVTESVGVYRPSWTIADVAENLDAIRDRSAPLTFPVVPDGHSDHIRYSFAMASQSGSRR